One window of Bifidobacterium pseudocatenulatum DSM 20438 = JCM 1200 = LMG 10505 genomic DNA carries:
- a CDS encoding GspE/PulE family protein: MSDAGSGGRFPFLRRNKNSDTPNAFPQSMDPIAPTTGEIHQVFTPSTPRHAAMTSDATGDFPAMPTSTEGMDEQTERQYAMALAQGMSLPFVDLNEYQIDKEVISMVPDDLCRRNQLLPLSIVNGRIAVAMANPKNFAAVDDVSATTGMPVIAMVAMPSQVRDCINRFLRANAELTELSHEIAATAKKEVDLEQDDSEDASPVARFVSLLINQAIDDHCSDIHIEPQEDGLLVRYRIDGVLHIFQKAPRAMTQGVISRIKVMAEMDIGERRKPQDGRITVRHNGQKVDLRVAALPTVWGEKIVMRILSTPSGNLKVEDLNFSERNFDVFSKAYNRPYGMVLVTGPTGSGKSTTLYATLGDVARPEINIITVEDPVEFRMEGINQVQVNNKAGMTFAAALRSILRADPDVVLIGEIRDEETATIAIEASLTGHLVLSTLHTNDAPSAVTRLTEMGVEPFLVSSSLAAVMAQRLARRLCKKCRKADTATPVELKMMGVPYTPGSPLPTVYRAMGCRECSNTGYHGRVAIQQVMGVDTQMEDLIARGATSLEIEQAAKSKGMTSLREDGWQKVLQGITSVDEVLRVTV, translated from the coding sequence ATGAGCGACGCCGGTTCGGGAGGCCGTTTCCCCTTCCTCAGGCGAAACAAAAACAGCGACACGCCGAACGCTTTCCCGCAAAGTATGGATCCGATCGCGCCGACAACCGGCGAGATCCATCAGGTGTTCACGCCGAGCACACCACGCCATGCGGCAATGACAAGCGACGCCACCGGAGATTTTCCCGCCATGCCAACGTCCACCGAAGGCATGGACGAACAGACCGAACGCCAATATGCCATGGCGTTGGCGCAAGGCATGAGCCTGCCGTTCGTGGACCTCAATGAATACCAGATCGACAAAGAAGTCATCAGCATGGTTCCCGACGATCTGTGCCGACGCAACCAGCTTCTGCCGCTTTCCATCGTCAACGGGCGCATCGCCGTAGCCATGGCGAATCCGAAAAACTTCGCCGCGGTAGACGATGTTTCCGCAACAACCGGCATGCCCGTCATCGCCATGGTCGCCATGCCATCGCAGGTACGCGACTGCATCAACCGGTTCCTGCGCGCCAATGCGGAGTTGACCGAACTATCGCACGAGATCGCCGCGACCGCGAAAAAAGAAGTCGACCTTGAACAAGACGACAGCGAAGACGCCTCCCCCGTGGCACGCTTCGTAAGTCTGCTCATCAACCAGGCCATCGACGACCACTGCTCCGATATCCATATCGAACCGCAGGAAGACGGTCTGCTCGTACGCTACCGCATCGACGGCGTGTTGCATATCTTCCAAAAAGCGCCACGCGCCATGACCCAAGGTGTGATCAGCCGCATTAAGGTCATGGCCGAAATGGATATCGGCGAGCGCCGCAAGCCGCAGGATGGCCGTATTACCGTACGTCACAACGGTCAGAAGGTTGATCTTCGCGTGGCGGCATTGCCTACGGTGTGGGGCGAGAAAATCGTCATGCGTATTTTGAGCACGCCTTCGGGCAATCTCAAAGTGGAGGATCTAAATTTCAGCGAACGCAATTTCGATGTGTTTTCCAAAGCGTACAACCGCCCGTACGGCATGGTGTTGGTGACTGGTCCGACCGGTTCGGGTAAGTCGACCACGTTGTATGCGACGTTGGGCGATGTGGCCCGCCCGGAAATCAACATCATCACGGTTGAAGACCCTGTGGAATTCCGCATGGAGGGCATCAATCAGGTGCAGGTGAACAATAAGGCGGGTATGACCTTTGCCGCCGCGTTGCGTTCGATTCTTCGTGCCGATCCTGATGTGGTGCTGATCGGTGAGATTCGAGACGAGGAGACGGCGACCATTGCGATCGAGGCTTCGCTGACGGGCCATTTGGTGCTGTCCACGTTGCACACCAATGATGCTCCGAGTGCGGTGACGCGTTTGACGGAAATGGGCGTGGAACCGTTTTTGGTGAGCTCGTCGCTGGCTGCGGTGATGGCGCAGCGTCTGGCGAGGCGCCTGTGCAAGAAATGCCGGAAAGCCGATACGGCCACTCCCGTGGAGTTGAAGATGATGGGTGTGCCATATACGCCCGGCTCTCCGTTGCCGACCGTGTACCGTGCGATGGGTTGCCGTGAATGTTCCAACACCGGATATCACGGGCGTGTGGCCATTCAGCAGGTAATGGGCGTGGACACGCAGATGGAGGATTTGATCGCGCGTGGCGCCACGTCGCTGGAAATCGAGCAGGCGGCCAAGTCGAAAGGCATGACGTCGCTTCGTGAGGATGGCTGGCAGAAGGTTCTGCAAGGCATTACTTCCGTGGATGAAGTGCTTCGCGTGACCGTGTAG
- a CDS encoding type IV pilus twitching motility protein PilT codes for MTDIEQQPELKTEMNTATDPDAQPTWDANTDLSGLKGVTIPSTAPSFNEDPRRGRHWSPDNAIQADDDSLRSIFASLDAMPALRHGSGTVPDPMSKAAVEQQPAAEPQQSAQRQSMQQSAAPQAVASQSVAEPQPAPTRPAETPLIAEQQELSYDTAFPETPENEAVDQQNLQFDDDVTEVTPAFEYHGPIQQIDGDPPSFIPGGTPFAQQPDDYAAYEENAQTMQPSAINHIAQPTPAARPQPNMNNRLIVDFIVPETNDSDEDAVPGQRRIKAHQVKETLHAEHPDADPEFVAAICQLVELNASDLHLVVNDPPMLRVDGKLRPAKGLSVWNKDRTYEAIKVMTNELEMERFKDDLELDISFSIGDLLRFRVNVYRDRLGVCAALRTIPTEIKTAQELGLDPHIADLALLPRGLVLVCGPTGSGKSTTLAAIVDRANAERADHIITIEDPIEFVHQHKRCVMSQREVGTDTKSFAEALKRALREDPDIIEVGELRDLETISTALTAVETGHLVFATLHTQDAGSTVDRLIDVYPENQQQQIRVQVASTLRAVVVQTLIPRASGHGRAPATEVMINTPAVAALIRGGKAHQIRTVLQSGEKEGMHTLDQDLARLVNKGVITFEDALAKVQVLEEFEKLCGARSSF; via the coding sequence ATGACCGATATTGAACAGCAACCCGAGCTGAAAACCGAAATGAACACCGCGACGGATCCCGATGCGCAGCCGACTTGGGATGCGAACACCGATTTGTCTGGTTTGAAAGGTGTGACCATTCCCAGTACCGCTCCTTCATTCAACGAGGATCCGCGTAGGGGACGCCATTGGTCGCCCGACAATGCGATTCAGGCTGACGATGACAGTTTGCGCAGTATTTTCGCGTCGCTTGACGCCATGCCCGCGTTGCGGCATGGTTCCGGTACCGTTCCCGACCCCATGTCTAAGGCCGCGGTCGAGCAACAGCCGGCGGCCGAGCCTCAACAGAGCGCACAGCGGCAGTCTATGCAACAGTCAGCTGCCCCGCAAGCCGTTGCATCACAATCTGTAGCGGAACCGCAGCCCGCTCCGACACGGCCTGCGGAAACACCGCTCATTGCAGAACAACAGGAACTCTCCTACGACACCGCTTTTCCGGAAACCCCGGAAAACGAAGCCGTGGATCAGCAGAATCTGCAATTCGACGATGACGTGACGGAAGTCACCCCTGCATTCGAGTATCATGGACCGATCCAGCAAATCGACGGCGATCCGCCATCATTCATTCCAGGCGGCACGCCGTTCGCGCAACAGCCGGACGACTATGCGGCGTACGAGGAGAACGCGCAGACCATGCAGCCTTCCGCCATCAACCATATTGCGCAGCCTACGCCCGCTGCCAGACCGCAACCCAATATGAACAACAGGCTAATCGTGGATTTCATAGTGCCCGAAACCAATGATTCCGACGAGGACGCTGTTCCCGGACAACGCAGAATCAAAGCGCACCAGGTCAAAGAAACATTGCATGCCGAACATCCCGATGCGGATCCGGAATTCGTGGCTGCCATATGCCAGCTGGTGGAATTGAACGCGTCCGATCTTCATCTGGTGGTCAACGATCCGCCAATGCTGCGCGTGGATGGCAAGCTGCGCCCCGCCAAAGGGCTGAGCGTGTGGAACAAGGACCGCACGTATGAAGCCATCAAAGTGATGACCAACGAGCTGGAGATGGAACGGTTCAAAGACGATTTGGAACTTGATATTTCATTCTCCATCGGCGATCTGCTGCGATTCCGCGTCAACGTATACCGCGACCGTTTGGGCGTGTGCGCGGCATTACGAACCATTCCCACGGAAATCAAAACCGCGCAGGAGCTTGGTCTCGACCCGCATATCGCCGATCTGGCGTTACTGCCGCGTGGACTCGTGCTCGTATGCGGTCCGACCGGCTCCGGCAAATCCACCACGCTCGCCGCGATTGTCGACAGAGCGAATGCCGAACGCGCCGACCATATCATCACCATTGAAGACCCGATCGAATTCGTGCATCAACACAAGCGTTGCGTGATGAGCCAGCGTGAAGTGGGAACCGACACCAAAAGTTTCGCGGAAGCGCTTAAACGCGCGCTTCGTGAAGATCCCGACATTATCGAAGTGGGCGAGCTTCGAGACCTCGAAACCATTTCCACCGCGTTGACCGCCGTGGAAACCGGCCACTTGGTGTTCGCCACCCTGCACACGCAGGACGCCGGTTCGACCGTGGACCGTCTGATCGACGTGTACCCGGAAAATCAGCAGCAGCAGATTCGCGTGCAGGTGGCCTCCACTCTGCGCGCGGTGGTCGTGCAAACCCTGATTCCACGTGCCAGCGGGCATGGCCGCGCTCCTGCCACCGAAGTGATGATCAACACTCCGGCCGTGGCCGCGTTGATTCGCGGAGGCAAGGCGCATCAGATTCGTACCGTGCTGCAATCCGGCGAAAAGGAAGGCATGCATACGCTTGACCAAGATCTGGCGAGACTCGTCAACAAGGGCGTCATCACCTTCGAAGACGCTCTTGCCAAGGTGCAGGTCCTCGAGGAATTCGAAAAACTCTGCGGCGCCCGCTCCTCCTTCTAA
- a CDS encoding hydroxyethylthiazole kinase translates to MGDDSYAAALREQIAQAVNDVRETTPLAQSFTNFVTMNLVANAQLAAGGTAAMSFLPDDVIDTAEIAGSNYINVGTLLPFFKDALPEIAYKLHKNGKTWVLDPVAAGIGKTRTAILESFRTYPPTIVRGNASEIIALDAMWGLAQHDSTVPGTRPAGVEAVDEVDSAVDAAKRVARHLAKYSPVGAGAVAVSGAVDLVTDGERVFRLPGGSAMMTKITGAGCSLGGVTATYLAVAEPLVAAISASLLYNRASEIAEAKSSGPGSFQVALLDALWNVTAEEVAASEIIID, encoded by the coding sequence ATGGGCGATGACTCATATGCAGCTGCATTGCGTGAACAGATTGCGCAGGCAGTAAACGACGTACGCGAAACCACACCTTTGGCACAGTCGTTCACCAATTTCGTAACGATGAATCTTGTGGCCAACGCGCAGCTGGCCGCCGGCGGCACCGCAGCCATGAGCTTCCTGCCTGACGACGTGATCGACACCGCGGAAATCGCCGGATCGAACTACATCAATGTGGGCACACTCCTGCCGTTCTTCAAGGACGCGCTACCGGAAATCGCCTACAAACTGCACAAGAACGGCAAGACGTGGGTACTTGATCCGGTCGCCGCGGGCATCGGCAAAACCCGTACCGCCATTCTCGAATCGTTCCGCACATACCCGCCGACCATTGTGCGCGGCAATGCGAGCGAAATCATCGCGCTCGATGCGATGTGGGGTTTGGCACAGCATGATTCCACCGTTCCCGGCACTCGCCCGGCAGGCGTGGAAGCCGTCGACGAAGTCGATTCCGCCGTTGACGCGGCCAAACGAGTGGCTCGTCATCTTGCGAAATACTCCCCTGTTGGAGCCGGCGCGGTGGCCGTTTCCGGAGCAGTCGATCTGGTGACTGACGGCGAGCGCGTGTTCCGTTTGCCCGGCGGCAGCGCGATGATGACGAAGATCACCGGCGCCGGCTGTTCGCTCGGCGGCGTTACCGCAACGTATCTGGCCGTGGCCGAACCGCTTGTCGCCGCGATTTCGGCATCATTGCTGTATAACAGGGCTTCCGAAATCGCCGAAGCGAAATCGTCCGGTCCCGGATCTTTCCAAGTGGCGCTGCTTGACGCGCTTTGGAACGTCACCGCCGAGGAAGTCGCCGCTTCCGAAATCATCATCGACTAG
- the thiD gene encoding bifunctional hydroxymethylpyrimidine kinase/phosphomethylpyrimidine kinase — protein MTSTLAPVLSIAGSDSSGGAGIQADLKTMLANGVFGMTAIAALTAQNTTGVTMVTNTPPEMLAAQIDAVFEDIPPVAVKIGMVSSVELINVIADRLIAHDATNIVLDPVMVATSGAKLIEGDAIAALTSKLFPLATVITPNMPETQALCELAVEQGADAIDYENGESISSENDMVTAGHMLAGHFGCAVLVKGGHGTQDASDVLVEPSGKVTWFRARRINNPNTHGTGCTLSSAIASHLALGETLPEAVDSAKLYLTGALEAQLDLGHGSGPMDHAWKWR, from the coding sequence ATGACCAGCACTTTGGCACCGGTATTGAGCATCGCGGGATCGGATTCCTCCGGTGGTGCCGGCATTCAGGCGGATTTGAAAACCATGCTTGCCAATGGCGTGTTCGGTATGACCGCCATCGCGGCGCTGACCGCGCAGAACACCACAGGCGTGACCATGGTCACGAACACTCCTCCGGAAATGCTCGCCGCGCAAATCGACGCAGTATTTGAAGATATTCCGCCGGTCGCGGTGAAGATCGGCATGGTGTCGAGCGTGGAGCTCATCAACGTGATCGCCGACCGTCTGATTGCGCATGATGCCACGAATATTGTGCTTGATCCGGTGATGGTGGCAACATCCGGTGCGAAGCTTATCGAAGGCGACGCGATTGCGGCACTGACTTCCAAGCTGTTCCCGCTGGCCACCGTCATCACGCCGAATATGCCGGAGACCCAGGCGCTGTGCGAGCTGGCCGTCGAACAGGGTGCCGACGCGATCGACTACGAGAATGGCGAAAGCATCTCCAGTGAGAACGACATGGTGACGGCAGGCCATATGCTCGCCGGCCATTTCGGCTGCGCGGTGCTCGTCAAAGGCGGTCATGGCACGCAGGATGCCAGCGATGTGCTCGTTGAACCGAGCGGCAAAGTCACTTGGTTCCGCGCGCGTCGTATCAATAATCCGAACACGCATGGCACCGGATGCACGCTGTCTTCGGCGATCGCATCGCATCTGGCGCTTGGCGAGACATTGCCGGAAGCCGTCGATAGTGCAAAACTGTATCTGACGGGCGCCTTGGAGGCGCAGCTTGACCTCGGTCACGGATCCGGACCGATGGATCACGCTTGGAAATGGCGCTGA
- a CDS encoding thiamine-binding protein: MTLDRNAEKQEVPINPETGKPYINTLAAVAISPAGASPEKSTYVAQAVDVIRQSGLPSETNAMFTNIEGDIDDVLKVIRDATMKLAGQGYRTDVVIRLDIRPGFEGQIHAKQALVDEILSE; the protein is encoded by the coding sequence ATGACCCTTGATCGCAATGCGGAAAAGCAGGAAGTGCCGATCAACCCGGAAACCGGCAAACCGTATATCAACACGCTTGCCGCAGTCGCCATCTCCCCCGCCGGCGCAAGCCCTGAAAAGTCCACGTACGTGGCGCAGGCGGTCGACGTGATCCGTCAATCCGGATTGCCGAGTGAAACCAACGCCATGTTCACCAACATCGAAGGCGACATCGACGACGTGCTCAAGGTGATTCGCGACGCCACCATGAAGCTGGCTGGCCAGGGCTATCGCACCGACGTGGTGATCCGTCTCGACATTCGCCCGGGTTTCGAAGGTCAGATCCACGCCAAGCAGGCACTTGTGGACGAAATCCTGTCGGAATAA
- a CDS encoding LacI family DNA-binding transcriptional regulator: MTTMKEIAEATGVSISTVSLVLNGRDEGRVKAPLAALVREKADELGYTVNPLARSLRTCRTRILGFISEEVATTPYAGGIILGAQDAASTYGYMIITVSTDGRASEENEIATLKRYGVDGFFYSKMSNRIASVPASLGDYPVVMVDATDADNQIPSIEPDEFQIAYDATKRLIQADCKRIAYIGCSENMIAQDGRFAGYQAALQDSGFAYDPSLVCNVLNNGPALRAVDKLFDERNPDGFFCFNDARAWYVYECAARRGLTVGKDVSIVGVDNHRVFAETLEPQLTTVELPHYEMGYWAACKLISMIERKPVDSSSWPNTTAPMPPLDSPIPAKIHCALIEKGSVRS; the protein is encoded by the coding sequence ATGACTACGATGAAGGAAATTGCCGAAGCGACAGGGGTGTCCATTTCCACTGTTTCCCTGGTGCTTAACGGCAGGGATGAAGGACGTGTGAAAGCCCCTTTGGCCGCGCTCGTACGCGAGAAGGCAGACGAACTCGGCTACACGGTCAATCCTCTGGCGCGCAGCCTGCGCACTTGCCGCACGCGAATTCTCGGCTTCATCAGCGAGGAAGTTGCCACCACGCCGTACGCAGGCGGCATCATTCTGGGCGCGCAAGACGCGGCAAGCACCTACGGGTACATGATCATCACGGTCAGCACCGATGGCAGGGCGAGCGAAGAGAACGAAATCGCCACGCTGAAACGGTATGGCGTGGACGGTTTCTTCTATTCGAAGATGTCGAATCGCATTGCGAGCGTGCCAGCCTCGCTCGGCGATTATCCGGTGGTGATGGTGGATGCCACCGATGCCGACAACCAGATTCCCAGCATCGAGCCGGACGAATTCCAAATCGCCTATGATGCCACGAAACGGCTGATTCAGGCCGATTGCAAGCGTATCGCCTACATCGGATGCTCGGAAAACATGATTGCGCAGGATGGCCGTTTTGCCGGGTATCAGGCGGCATTGCAGGATTCCGGTTTCGCCTATGATCCTTCGCTGGTATGCAATGTGCTCAATAATGGTCCTGCGTTGCGTGCCGTCGACAAACTGTTTGACGAACGCAATCCCGACGGTTTCTTTTGCTTCAATGATGCGCGTGCATGGTATGTGTACGAATGTGCGGCACGCCGCGGACTGACCGTCGGCAAGGACGTTTCCATCGTCGGCGTCGACAACCACCGCGTGTTCGCCGAAACGCTGGAACCGCAGCTGACCACGGTGGAACTGCCCCACTATGAGATGGGTTATTGGGCCGCATGCAAGCTTATTTCGATGATCGAACGCAAGCCCGTCGACAGTTCGTCTTGGCCGAATACCACCGCTCCCATGCCGCCGTTGGATTCGCCGATTCCTGCGAAGATCCATTGCGCGCTGATAGAAAAGGGATCGGTTCGCAGCTAA
- a CDS encoding MFS transporter yields MASTTRSAWKNPSYLQSSFGIFMFFCSWGIWWSFFSRWLTDPAHGLGMTSAEQGQIYSINSLATLVIMFAYGAIQDQLGIKRKLVIFVSAIAALVGPFVQFVYAPMLTAGGTTRFIGVLIGSIVLSAGFMAGCSLFEALTERYSRKFGFEYGQSRAWGSFGYAIVALCAGFLFNINPLLNFWVGSICGLGMLCIYAFWVPAEQKEELKKEADPNAAPTNPSFKEMISVLKMPTLWVLIVFMLFTNTFYTVFDQQMFPNYYASLFSTTEIGNATYGTLNSFQVFLESAMMGVVPIIMKKIGVRNSLLLGATVMFLRIGLCGVFHDPVSVSIVKLFHSIEVPLFCLPAFRYFTLHFDTKLSATLYMVGFQIASQIGQVIFSTPMGALHDAMGDRPTFFTISGIVLAALIYGFFVIKKDDQEVGGDPFYTDKQLKAQAAAEANA; encoded by the coding sequence ATGGCAAGTACAACTCGATCTGCATGGAAGAATCCTTCCTACCTGCAGAGCTCCTTCGGCATCTTCATGTTCTTCTGCTCGTGGGGCATCTGGTGGTCCTTCTTCTCCCGCTGGCTTACCGACCCGGCCCACGGTCTGGGCATGACCTCCGCCGAGCAGGGCCAGATCTACTCCATCAACTCCCTGGCAACCCTGGTCATCATGTTCGCCTACGGCGCCATCCAGGACCAACTGGGCATCAAGCGTAAGCTCGTGATCTTCGTCTCCGCCATCGCAGCGCTCGTCGGCCCGTTCGTGCAGTTCGTGTATGCCCCGATGCTGACAGCCGGCGGCACCACCCGTTTCATCGGCGTGCTCATCGGCTCCATCGTGCTGTCCGCAGGTTTCATGGCCGGCTGCTCCCTGTTCGAGGCACTCACCGAACGCTACTCCCGCAAGTTCGGCTTCGAATACGGCCAGTCCCGAGCTTGGGGCTCATTCGGCTACGCCATCGTGGCGCTGTGTGCAGGCTTCCTGTTCAATATCAACCCGCTGCTGAACTTCTGGGTCGGCTCCATCTGCGGCCTCGGCATGCTGTGCATCTACGCTTTCTGGGTTCCGGCCGAGCAGAAGGAAGAGCTCAAGAAGGAAGCTGATCCGAACGCGGCTCCGACCAACCCGTCCTTCAAGGAAATGATTTCCGTTCTGAAGATGCCGACCCTGTGGGTGCTCATCGTTTTCATGCTGTTCACCAACACCTTCTACACCGTGTTCGATCAGCAGATGTTCCCGAACTACTACGCTTCCCTCTTCTCCACCACTGAAATCGGCAACGCCACCTACGGCACCCTGAACTCCTTCCAGGTGTTCCTCGAGTCCGCCATGATGGGTGTCGTTCCGATCATCATGAAGAAGATCGGCGTGCGCAACTCCCTGCTGCTCGGTGCAACCGTGATGTTCCTGCGCATCGGCCTGTGCGGCGTGTTCCACGATCCGGTCAGCGTCTCCATCGTCAAGCTGTTCCACTCCATCGAGGTTCCGCTGTTCTGCCTGCCGGCATTCCGCTACTTCACCCTGCACTTCGACACCAAGCTGTCGGCAACCCTGTACATGGTGGGCTTCCAGATCGCTTCCCAGATCGGCCAGGTGATCTTCTCCACCCCGATGGGCGCCCTGCATGACGCCATGGGCGATCGCCCGACCTTCTTCACCATCTCCGGCATCGTGCTGGCAGCCCTGATCTACGGCTTCTTCGTGATCAAGAAGGACGACCAGGAAGTCGGCGGTGATCCGTTCTACACCGACAAGCAGCTCAAGGCCCAGGCCGCTGCAGAAGCGAATGCCTGA
- a CDS encoding glycoside hydrolase family 32 protein yields MTGFTPDAPVLHEIKNHSEALAQAEAGVAAMAAERNNRWYPKFHIASNGGWINDPNGLCFYKGRWHVFYQLHPYGTQWGPMHWGHVSSTDMLNWKREPIMFAPTLEEEKDGVFSGSAVIGDDGELKFYYTGHRWANGIDNTGGDWQVQMIAEPDNDELTSATKRGMIIDCPLDKVDHHYRDPKVWKTGDKWYMTFGVSSVEKRGQMWLFSSDDMVRWTYERVLFEHPDPNVFMLECPDFFPIKDAEGNEKWVIGFSAMGAKASGFMNRNVSNAGYMIGTWTPGEAFQPETEFRLWDCGHNYYAPQSFNDGERQIVYGWMSPFVEPIPMQDDGWCGNLTLPREITLGADGDLHTAPVAEMEGLRENTTDFGAISLDVNGEQTIADDAEAVEIEMTIDLNASTAERAGLKIHATEDGSYTYVAFDDQIGRVVIDRQAAAQGDRGYRTAPLSAEELASGELKLRVFVDRGCVEVYVNDGRQAMSSFSYASEGPRAIKLVAESGTLEVKSLKLHTMKSIGLE; encoded by the coding sequence ATGACTGGCTTCACCCCGGACGCACCCGTCCTTCACGAAATCAAGAACCACAGCGAAGCCCTGGCACAGGCGGAAGCAGGCGTTGCAGCCATGGCCGCCGAACGCAACAACCGCTGGTACCCGAAGTTCCACATCGCATCCAACGGCGGCTGGATCAACGATCCGAACGGCCTGTGCTTCTACAAGGGCCGTTGGCACGTGTTCTACCAGCTGCACCCGTACGGCACCCAGTGGGGTCCGATGCACTGGGGCCACGTCTCATCCACCGACATGCTCAACTGGAAGCGTGAGCCGATCATGTTCGCCCCGACTCTCGAAGAGGAAAAAGACGGCGTGTTCTCCGGTTCCGCAGTGATCGGCGATGACGGCGAGCTCAAGTTCTACTACACCGGCCACCGCTGGGCCAACGGCATCGACAACACCGGCGGCGACTGGCAGGTGCAGATGATCGCCGAACCAGACAACGACGAGCTGACCAGCGCCACCAAGCGCGGCATGATCATCGATTGCCCGCTCGATAAGGTCGACCACCACTACCGTGACCCGAAGGTATGGAAGACCGGAGACAAGTGGTACATGACCTTCGGTGTCTCCTCCGTAGAAAAGCGCGGCCAGATGTGGCTGTTCTCCTCCGATGACATGGTTCGTTGGACCTACGAGCGTGTGCTGTTCGAACACCCGGATCCGAACGTCTTCATGCTTGAATGCCCGGACTTCTTCCCGATCAAGGACGCCGAGGGCAATGAGAAGTGGGTCATCGGCTTCTCCGCCATGGGCGCAAAGGCCTCCGGTTTCATGAACCGCAACGTTTCCAACGCCGGCTACATGATCGGCACGTGGACCCCGGGCGAGGCGTTCCAGCCGGAAACCGAGTTTCGCCTGTGGGATTGCGGCCACAACTATTACGCTCCGCAGTCCTTCAACGATGGCGAGCGCCAGATCGTATACGGCTGGATGAGCCCGTTCGTTGAGCCGATTCCGATGCAGGATGACGGCTGGTGCGGCAACCTGACCCTTCCGCGTGAGATCACCCTGGGCGCCGACGGCGATCTGCACACCGCTCCGGTTGCCGAAATGGAGGGCTTGCGCGAAAACACCACCGATTTCGGTGCGATCTCGCTGGACGTCAATGGCGAGCAGACCATTGCCGACGATGCCGAAGCCGTTGAAATCGAAATGACCATCGATCTCAACGCTTCCACCGCGGAACGCGCCGGTCTGAAGATTCACGCGACTGAGGATGGCTCTTACACGTATGTGGCGTTCGACGATCAGATCGGCCGCGTGGTGATCGACCGTCAGGCCGCAGCCCAGGGCGATCGTGGCTACCGTACCGCGCCGCTTTCCGCCGAAGAACTGGCTTCCGGCGAGCTCAAGCTGCGCGTGTTTGTGGATCGCGGCTGCGTGGAAGTGTACGTAAACGACGGCCGTCAGGCCATGAGCTCCTTCAGCTACGCTTCCGAAGGCCCACGAGCCATCAAACTTGTTGCCGAATCCGGCACGCTTGAGGTCAAGTCCTTGAAGCTCCACACCATGAAGTCCATCGGACTGGAGTGA
- a CDS encoding ABC transporter permease, which yields MAANTNSKAGIVAKLLEALSAFAHVCKRRIPTVIAVVLLLAVWEAWVRIGNVPSTMIAAPSEIAQATVETWSTLWPATQVTLLEGTVGFLFAVLFGILIGILLYCSCIANAALLPLLSAAQTMPLISIAPLFLIWFGFEISGKIVIVTVFGLFPIAVQTIRGLEAVPQFYSDVALTCGATKAWTLWHVKLRVAARQIYGGIRVSAAYIFATAATAEYLGARKGLGIWLQAAYNSFRTPLIFSATLVIIAITGVLVCLVNLSERVLLGPADADADPDADQ from the coding sequence ATGGCTGCGAACACGAATTCAAAAGCCGGCATTGTCGCAAAACTTCTCGAAGCTTTGTCCGCCTTTGCTCACGTTTGCAAACGCCGTATTCCCACGGTTATTGCAGTAGTGCTGTTGCTGGCGGTATGGGAGGCGTGGGTCCGCATCGGCAATGTGCCCAGCACCATGATCGCCGCGCCAAGCGAAATCGCACAGGCCACCGTCGAAACATGGTCGACGTTATGGCCTGCCACGCAAGTCACTTTGCTTGAAGGTACCGTCGGATTCCTGTTCGCCGTACTGTTCGGCATTCTCATCGGCATACTGCTGTACTGCTCATGCATTGCGAACGCCGCATTGCTCCCGTTGCTTTCAGCTGCGCAGACCATGCCGTTGATTTCCATCGCTCCCCTATTTTTGATCTGGTTTGGCTTTGAGATTTCCGGAAAAATCGTGATCGTAACGGTATTCGGCTTATTCCCGATTGCAGTGCAGACGATTCGTGGGCTTGAAGCGGTCCCCCAGTTTTATTCGGATGTTGCGCTGACTTGTGGCGCCACGAAAGCGTGGACACTGTGGCATGTGAAGCTGCGTGTGGCCGCTCGTCAGATTTATGGCGGCATCCGCGTTTCCGCCGCATACATTTTCGCCACCGCCGCCACCGCAGAATATTTGGGCGCGCGCAAAGGTCTTGGCATTTGGCTACAGGCCGCCTACAACTCGTTCCGCACACCGCTGATCTTCTCGGCGACGCTGGTCATCATCGCCATCACCGGCGTTCTGGTGTGCCTGGTGAACCTCAGCGAACGCGTCCTGCTCGGCCCAGCTGATGCCGACGCCGATCCCGATGCAGACCAGTAA